Proteins encoded within one genomic window of Geotalea daltonii FRC-32:
- a CDS encoding cupin domain-containing protein, with protein MTIQGENFAAEHTGPFATLLERDFLGFHGKYFIGESLGLTGCEVSLNRLPAGKGIPFVHVHKKNEELYIVLGGTGIFYVDGNEFPVSEGSLIRVAPSGERAYRAGDADLYFICIQAEAGSLTQATLEDGVRLATKASWMTK; from the coding sequence ATGACCATTCAAGGAGAGAACTTCGCCGCAGAGCACACCGGACCTTTTGCGACACTACTGGAGAGGGATTTTCTCGGCTTTCACGGTAAGTACTTCATTGGCGAATCTCTGGGGCTCACCGGCTGCGAGGTGTCCCTCAACCGGCTGCCGGCAGGCAAGGGGATACCCTTTGTCCATGTTCACAAGAAGAACGAAGAGCTCTACATCGTCCTGGGGGGGACCGGCATCTTTTACGTGGACGGGAATGAGTTCCCGGTAAGCGAAGGGAGCCTGATCCGGGTGGCTCCGTCCGGCGAGCGGGCCTACAGGGCGGGTGATGCGGATCTCTATTTCATCTGCATTCAGGCCGAAGCGGGGAGCCTGACCCAGGCCACTCTTGAAGATGGGGTCAGGCTCGCGACCAAAGCCTCGTGGATGACCAAGTAG
- a CDS encoding OmpA family protein codes for MRAKSFIKVVAGASIVAMLAAGCATNPDGSYEFKRSAIGSLGGAALGAGIGALAGGKTHRGRNAAIGGLSGAVVGGGIGYYMDRQAAALKKNLPEAEVVRDGDKVYVALPSGILFDLGKDALKSGAKESLSKAAATLKASETNIVVQGHTDSTGSDAINQPLSERRAKQVRDFLTANGVPAFRLTAVGYGSSRPAVANDTDANRALNRRVQLEISPNEKAIAQNSGNN; via the coding sequence GTGAGAGCGAAAAGTTTCATCAAGGTAGTTGCTGGCGCATCGATAGTGGCCATGCTGGCAGCTGGTTGCGCAACCAATCCCGATGGCAGCTATGAATTTAAGCGAAGCGCCATAGGCTCTTTGGGTGGGGCGGCACTGGGCGCAGGTATCGGGGCGCTGGCAGGCGGAAAGACTCACAGGGGACGAAATGCTGCTATCGGTGGTCTGTCCGGCGCAGTCGTGGGCGGCGGCATCGGTTATTACATGGACCGGCAGGCGGCAGCCCTGAAGAAGAACCTGCCTGAGGCGGAGGTGGTCAGGGACGGCGACAAGGTTTATGTGGCTTTGCCGTCAGGTATTCTCTTCGATTTGGGCAAGGATGCCCTGAAGTCGGGAGCCAAAGAGTCTCTGAGCAAGGCGGCGGCAACCCTCAAGGCCTCTGAGACCAATATCGTCGTTCAGGGACATACCGATTCCACCGGCTCCGATGCCATCAACCAGCCATTGAGTGAAAGGCGCGCGAAGCAGGTTCGCGATTTCCTCACTGCCAACGGTGTGCCTGCGTTCAGGCTGACTGCTGTAGGCTATGGATCGAGCCGCCCGGCCGTTGCCAACGACACCGACGCCAACCGCGCCCTCAATCGCCGGGTGCAGCTGGAGATCAGTCCCAACGAAAAGGCAATAGCCCAGAACAGCGGCAACAATTAA
- a CDS encoding sulfite exporter TauE/SafE family protein — MVTVWLLYLVLGAFAGVMAGLLGVGGGLVIVPVLSFIFAHQQLPPEHILHLALGTSLASIIFTSISSLRAHHARGAVNWNVVRQISPGIVFGTFLGSWVASRLSTAFLKGFFVVFLFYVAIQMFFNIKPQPHRQLPGKGTIFGVGGLIGGVSSFVGIGGGSMSVPFLLWCNVAMHNAIGTSAAIGFPIALAGAAGYVANGLAASLPPHTLGFVHLPALMGVAAASIATAPLGAKLAHLLPVAGLKKIFALLLVVIGTKMVLDLL; from the coding sequence ATGGTGACCGTATGGCTGTTGTACTTAGTATTGGGGGCATTTGCAGGCGTCATGGCGGGGTTGCTCGGCGTCGGCGGGGGGCTGGTGATCGTACCGGTGCTGTCGTTCATTTTCGCCCATCAGCAGTTGCCTCCTGAGCATATTCTGCACCTGGCCCTGGGTACTTCCCTGGCCAGTATCATTTTCACCTCCATCTCCAGTCTCCGTGCCCACCATGCGCGGGGGGCCGTCAACTGGAACGTGGTGCGGCAGATCAGTCCGGGCATCGTATTCGGCACCTTTCTCGGCTCCTGGGTTGCCTCCAGGCTTTCCACCGCATTTCTCAAAGGTTTCTTTGTCGTTTTCCTCTTTTACGTGGCCATACAGATGTTCTTCAATATCAAGCCGCAGCCCCATCGGCAGCTCCCGGGAAAGGGCACGATTTTCGGCGTGGGTGGCCTGATCGGTGGGGTGTCCAGCTTCGTCGGCATCGGCGGCGGCAGCATGTCCGTCCCCTTTCTGCTCTGGTGCAACGTTGCCATGCACAATGCCATCGGCACTTCGGCGGCAATCGGTTTTCCCATCGCCCTTGCCGGTGCGGCAGGCTACGTGGCCAACGGTCTTGCTGCTTCCCTTCCGCCACACACACTCGGTTTCGTTCATCTCCCGGCCCTTATGGGAGTGGCGGCGGCAAGCATTGCCACTGCGCCCCTCGGGGCGAAACTGGCCCACTTGCTGCCGGTGGCGGGGCTCAAGAAAATTTTTGCGCTGCTGCTGGTGGTGATTGGAACGAAGATGGTGCTGGACCTTCTTTAA
- a CDS encoding pyridoxamine 5'-phosphate oxidase family protein yields the protein MEREELIELINRNPVFHLATIEEGEPRVRGMLVYLADDRGILFHTGAMKDVHRQMIADPAVELCFHDWQANIQVRVRGKAKLVDDQALKEEIVNSPGREFLKPWIEASGYSLMSVFRVEGCQALAWTMESNFAPKEWVTL from the coding sequence ATGGAAAGAGAAGAACTCATTGAGCTGATCAACAGGAATCCGGTATTCCATCTGGCAACCATCGAAGAGGGGGAACCACGGGTGCGGGGCATGCTTGTTTATCTCGCCGATGACCGGGGAATCCTTTTCCACACAGGAGCCATGAAGGATGTCCACCGGCAGATGATAGCCGATCCCGCGGTGGAGCTCTGCTTTCATGACTGGCAGGCAAACATTCAGGTAAGGGTACGAGGGAAGGCTAAACTGGTGGACGACCAGGCGCTGAAAGAGGAGATTGTTAACTCGCCGGGCCGGGAATTCCTGAAGCCATGGATCGAGGCGAGTGGCTACAGTCTCATGTCGGTTTTCCGCGTCGAGGGATGCCAGGCCCTGGCCTGGACCATGGAGAGCAACTTTGCGCCGAAGGAATGGGTAACCCTGTGA